The following coding sequences are from one Selenomonas sputigena ATCC 35185 window:
- a CDS encoding TerD family protein, translating into MGMNISKGQKADLTKNNAGLRSVLVGMGWQANSAIDLDAAAFLLGAGGKVAGDADFVFYGNARHASGAVEHIAAPSGGDRQQVRVDLAAVPASIEKIAVTATIYDADARRQNFSQVAGAYVRVLDAASGAELLRYDLGQGFSVETAIVVGELYRYKGEWKFSAVGAGFSGGLEALCKNFGVEVGEGQGAAPAAPPAPPTAQPRPAAPPAPAAPPTAQPRPAAPTAPPASPAPAAPPAQRPPLNLGRPGAAPAPAPHAPLNLGRPGGAPPVPPVPTAAPPVQPPTAPKKVELKKGQKVSLVKGGGGLGEIAINLNWHQQPQTKKQGLLASIFGGGGGAGGIDLDLGCLYELQDGEIGCVQALGNDFGSLSRRPWIALDGDDRTGSNAAGETLRVNGKMASKIKRILVYTFIYEGVANWQQADGVVTVKCPGSPDIIVRMDEYGSSKAMCAIAMLENINDTFSVEKLVHFFSGHKSMDKAYHWGLRWEPGSKD; encoded by the coding sequence CTGGCAGGCGAATTCTGCCATCGATCTCGACGCGGCGGCGTTTTTGCTCGGCGCGGGGGGAAAAGTCGCGGGCGATGCGGACTTCGTGTTCTACGGCAATGCGCGTCACGCTTCGGGTGCGGTCGAGCATATCGCTGCGCCTTCGGGCGGCGACAGGCAGCAGGTGCGCGTCGATCTCGCCGCCGTTCCCGCGTCCATCGAAAAAATCGCCGTGACGGCGACGATCTACGATGCGGACGCCAGGCGGCAGAATTTCTCCCAGGTCGCGGGCGCGTACGTCCGCGTCCTCGATGCGGCGAGCGGCGCGGAGCTTCTGCGCTACGATCTCGGGCAAGGCTTCTCCGTGGAGACGGCGATCGTCGTCGGCGAGCTGTACCGCTACAAGGGCGAGTGGAAGTTCAGCGCCGTCGGCGCGGGATTCAGCGGCGGCTTGGAGGCGCTGTGCAAAAACTTCGGCGTCGAAGTCGGCGAGGGGCAGGGAGCCGCGCCCGCCGCACCACCCGCGCCGCCGACCGCACAGCCGCGTCCTGCAGCACCACCCGCGCCCGCCGCGCCGCCAACCGCACAGCCGCGTCCTGCCGCACCGACTGCGCCGCCGGCATCGCCCGCGCCCGCCGCGCCGCCCGCACAGCGTCCGCCGCTGAATCTCGGCAGGCCTGGCGCTGCGCCCGCCCCTGCGCCGCATGCGCCGCTGAACCTCGGCAGACCCGGCGGCGCACCGCCTGTGCCGCCGGTACCGACCGCCGCGCCGCCCGTGCAGCCGCCGACCGCGCCGAAGAAGGTCGAGCTGAAAAAGGGACAGAAGGTCAGCCTCGTCAAGGGCGGCGGCGGACTCGGCGAGATCGCCATCAACCTCAACTGGCATCAGCAGCCGCAGACGAAGAAGCAGGGGCTTCTCGCCTCCATTTTCGGCGGCGGGGGAGGAGCGGGCGGCATCGACCTCGATCTCGGCTGCCTCTACGAGCTGCAGGACGGCGAGATAGGCTGCGTACAGGCGCTCGGCAATGACTTCGGCAGCCTTTCGCGCCGCCCCTGGATCGCGCTCGATGGCGACGACCGTACGGGAAGCAATGCTGCCGGCGAGACGCTTCGCGTCAACGGCAAGATGGCATCGAAGATCAAGCGCATCCTCGTCTACACGTTCATCTACGAGGGCGTCGCCAACTGGCAGCAGGCGGACGGCGTCGTGACCGTCAAGTGCCCGGGCAGCCCCGACATCATCGTGCGCATGGACGAGTACGGCTCGTCGAAGGCGATGTGCGCGATCGCCATGCTCGAAAACATCAACGATACCTTCAGCGTCGAAAAGCTCGTGCATTTCTTCAGTGGACATAAGAGCATGGACAAGGCTTATCACTGGGGTCTGCGCTGGGAGCCGGGCAGCAAGGACTGA
- a CDS encoding TerD family protein — translation MGVNLQKGQKVNLKKSDGQALSRIRIGLGWDPVEQKKGGLFGSIFGGSAPDIDCDASVIVCKGGRLSGKKDVVYFGNLKHPSGAIVHTGDNLTGEGEGDDEQILVDLTAVPADYDKLVFVVNIYDCESRKQDFGMIANAFIRICDERTGEEFCRYNLSESYAGMTAMIFGEIYRYNGEWKFNAIGQGTKDKGLNELARRYQ, via the coding sequence ATGGGCGTGAATCTGCAAAAAGGACAGAAGGTAAACTTGAAGAAGTCGGACGGTCAGGCGCTCTCGCGCATCCGCATCGGACTCGGCTGGGATCCCGTCGAGCAGAAGAAAGGCGGACTTTTCGGCTCGATCTTCGGCGGTTCTGCGCCCGACATCGACTGCGACGCGAGCGTGATTGTCTGCAAGGGCGGCCGCCTCTCGGGGAAGAAGGACGTCGTTTACTTCGGCAACCTCAAGCATCCGTCTGGTGCGATCGTCCATACGGGCGATAACCTCACGGGAGAGGGCGAGGGCGACGATGAGCAGATCCTCGTCGATCTTACCGCTGTGCCCGCAGATTATGACAAGCTCGTCTTCGTCGTCAACATCTACGACTGCGAGTCGAGAAAGCAGGACTTCGGCATGATCGCGAACGCCTTCATCCGTATATGCGACGAGCGGACAGGCGAGGAGTTTTGCCGCTACAACCTCTCGGAGAGCTACGCAGGCATGACGGCGATGATCTTCGGCGAGATCTACCGCTATAACGGCGAGTGGAAGTTCAATGCCATCGGGCAGGGCACGAAGGACAAGGGTCTGAACGAGCTGGCGCGGCGCTATCAGTAA
- a CDS encoding TerD family protein, whose translation MAISLKKGQKVDLTKGNPGLSKLLIGLGWDTNKYDGGSDFDLDASAFLLGPNEKVTSDADFVFYGNLKHASGAVEHTGDNLTGEGEGDDEQIKVDLSKVPASIDKIDFTVTIYEADERKQNFGQVSNAFIRVVNEATGEELIRFDLGEDFSIETAVVVGRLYRQGAEWKFNAIGAGYSGGLGALGKAYGVNV comes from the coding sequence ATGGCAATCAGTTTGAAAAAGGGACAGAAAGTTGATCTGACGAAGGGCAATCCGGGTCTCTCGAAGCTCCTGATCGGCCTCGGCTGGGACACGAACAAGTACGACGGCGGCTCTGACTTCGACCTCGACGCCTCGGCGTTCCTTCTCGGACCGAACGAGAAGGTCACGAGCGATGCGGACTTCGTTTTCTATGGCAACCTCAAGCACGCATCGGGCGCCGTCGAGCATACGGGCGACAACCTCACGGGCGAGGGCGAGGGCGACGACGAGCAGATCAAGGTCGATCTCTCGAAGGTGCCGGCTTCCATCGACAAGATCGATTTCACGGTCACGATCTACGAGGCCGATGAGCGCAAGCAGAACTTCGGCCAGGTGTCGAACGCCTTCATTCGCGTTGTCAACGAGGCGACGGGAGAGGAACTCATCCGCTTCGACCTCGGCGAGGACTTCTCCATCGAGACGGCGGTCGTCGTCGGCAGGCTCTACCGCCAGGGTGCGGAGTGGAAGTTCAATGCCATCGGCGCGGGCTACAGCGGCGGCCTCGGCGCACTCGGCAAGGCTTACGGCGTTAACGTATAA
- a CDS encoding TIGR00266 family protein, with protein sequence MMEYKILYPEAFPVVECSLRHGEAIKAESDAMIAMDATVDVEGKMEGGVLGGIMRRVFTGESFFLQRLVASRGAGKVLFGHPLPGGIMDVALDGSYGMIVQKGGFLAAEETVNIDSKMQGLMQGFFSQEGFFLLKLTGKGIAFLSSYGVIHVLNLEAGEEVIVDNGHLVAWPDYMNYKIEKASNGWISSVMSGECLVCRFRGPGPVLIQTRNPSGFETWIQEIVRKGGK encoded by the coding sequence ATGATGGAATACAAGATTTTATATCCGGAAGCTTTTCCCGTGGTCGAATGCTCGCTGCGCCACGGCGAGGCGATCAAGGCGGAATCCGATGCGATGATCGCGATGGATGCGACCGTTGACGTCGAGGGCAAGATGGAGGGCGGCGTGCTCGGCGGCATCATGCGCCGCGTATTCACGGGCGAGAGTTTCTTCCTGCAGCGGCTCGTCGCCTCGCGCGGCGCGGGAAAGGTGCTCTTCGGACATCCGCTGCCCGGCGGCATCATGGACGTCGCCTTGGACGGCTCCTACGGCATGATTGTGCAGAAGGGCGGCTTCCTCGCGGCGGAGGAGACGGTCAACATCGACTCGAAGATGCAGGGACTCATGCAGGGCTTCTTCTCACAGGAGGGCTTCTTCCTCTTGAAGCTCACGGGCAAGGGCATCGCCTTCTTGAGCAGCTACGGCGTCATTCACGTGCTGAACCTCGAAGCGGGCGAGGAGGTCATCGTGGACAATGGCCACCTCGTCGCATGGCCCGATTACATGAACTACAAGATCGAAAAGGCGTCGAACGGCTGGATTTCGAGCGTCATGTCGGGCGAATGCCTCGTGTGCCGCTTCCGCGGGCCCGGTCCCGTGCTCATCCAGACGAGGAATCCGTCGGGCTTCGAGACGTGGATTCAGGAGATCGTGAGAAAGGGAGGAAAATGA
- a CDS encoding TerD family protein, whose translation MAVNLSKGQRVSLDKGMTMALVGLGWDVNQYDGGADFDLDASAFLLGANGKVRKDEDFIFYGNLDSQDGSVHHTGDNLTGEGEGDDEVLTIDFTKVPADVDKIAITVTIYEAQVRKQNFGQVSNAYVRVARMANAQDMQGTEVLRFDLMEEFSVETALVVCEIYRHNGEWKFNAVGAGYQGGLEALCRAYGVNV comes from the coding sequence ATGGCGGTGAATCTTTCCAAGGGACAGCGCGTGAGTCTTGACAAGGGCATGACGATGGCGCTCGTCGGCCTCGGCTGGGACGTCAACCAGTACGACGGCGGCGCGGACTTCGACCTCGACGCCTCGGCGTTCCTCTTGGGCGCGAACGGCAAAGTGCGAAAGGACGAGGACTTCATCTTCTACGGCAACCTCGACAGTCAGGACGGCTCGGTGCATCATACGGGCGACAACCTCACGGGCGAGGGCGAGGGCGACGACGAGGTTCTGACGATCGACTTTACGAAAGTGCCGGCGGACGTCGACAAGATCGCCATCACCGTGACGATTTACGAGGCGCAGGTGCGCAAGCAGAACTTCGGACAGGTGTCGAACGCCTACGTGCGCGTCGCGCGCATGGCGAACGCGCAGGATATGCAGGGCACGGAGGTTCTGCGCTTCGATCTCATGGAGGAGTTCTCCGTCGAGACGGCGCTCGTCGTCTGCGAGATCTATCGGCACAACGGCGAATGGAAGTTCAACGCGGTCGGCGCGGGCTATCAGGGCGGCTTGGAAGCCCTTTGCCGCGCGTACGGCGTGAATGTCTGA